A single region of the Phycisphaerae bacterium genome encodes:
- a CDS encoding TlpA family protein disulfide reductase has protein sequence MRFRQVSASMTFLFGMCFSGVRVDASPKIGDVAPAMDGIRWLNATPKSIPGGQEPARHVFVVEFWATWSGPCRKLVPRLTTLHEKYGRQGVIVLSISDEAEADVQAFLKKFPAMPYHVGVDPNGETSKVWIDDIDGIPHAFVVDRDKRVIWSGHPADYEGLESAVRGALTGTFDLAAARIAEANQVKYDELLPALQSLYAGWEAGGLEADKRAATERELITTVEKMIQLCPGDVQPSLIKRQLLRAFGRESEADTFGQSMESRFANSPTALAEIARTELGTDLNYRRPAVMLRCARKAVELSESDDAEILALLAQIECEVGMVDAAAAHQTKALMIVTRPERGYDGDEQKLYRDVLEYYRAVKSLHQIEEKPAEPPSSQPAESR, from the coding sequence ATGAGATTCAGGCAAGTCTCTGCGAGCATGACCTTTCTATTCGGGATGTGTTTTTCCGGCGTAAGAGTCGATGCCTCACCGAAGATCGGTGATGTTGCACCGGCAATGGACGGCATCCGGTGGTTAAATGCAACACCGAAGTCAATTCCCGGTGGTCAGGAACCGGCACGGCATGTATTCGTCGTCGAATTCTGGGCAACTTGGAGCGGGCCATGCCGAAAGCTCGTGCCGCGATTGACCACGCTGCACGAGAAGTACGGCAGACAAGGCGTGATCGTCCTCAGCATCAGCGACGAGGCGGAAGCAGACGTTCAGGCATTTCTTAAGAAGTTTCCGGCGATGCCGTATCACGTCGGCGTGGATCCAAACGGTGAGACAAGCAAGGTCTGGATTGATGACATCGATGGAATTCCACATGCTTTTGTGGTTGATCGCGATAAGCGTGTGATCTGGAGCGGCCACCCCGCTGATTATGAAGGACTCGAATCCGCGGTGCGTGGCGCGCTGACGGGGACGTTCGATCTCGCCGCCGCACGGATCGCCGAAGCCAATCAGGTGAAGTACGACGAGCTCTTGCCGGCGCTTCAGTCGCTCTACGCAGGCTGGGAGGCGGGTGGCCTGGAAGCGGACAAGCGTGCCGCCACGGAGCGTGAGCTGATCACAACTGTCGAGAAGATGATTCAACTTTGTCCGGGGGACGTTCAACCTTCGCTGATCAAGAGACAGCTCTTGCGAGCATTTGGACGGGAATCAGAGGCCGACACCTTCGGACAGTCGATGGAATCGCGCTTTGCCAATTCACCCACGGCGCTGGCGGAAATCGCCCGAACCGAACTCGGCACGGACCTGAATTACCGCCGGCCGGCCGTCATGCTGCGATGCGCAAGGAAGGCCGTTGAGCTGAGCGAGAGTGATGATGCCGAGATACTGGCACTGCTCGCCCAGATTGAATGTGAGGTCGGCATGGTGGACGCCGCTGCTGCTCACCAAACTAAGGCGTTGATGATCGTCACAAGGCCGGAGCGGGGATATGACGGCGATGAACAGAAGCTCTATCGTGATGTTCTGGAATACTACAGGGCCGTGAAATCACTGCATCAAATCGAAGAGAAGCCTGCCGAGCCGCCATCCTCTCAGCCGGCGGAGAGTCGGTGA
- the murA gene encoding UDP-N-acetylglucosamine 1-carboxyvinyltransferase yields MDCFVISGGKRLKGTVPISGSKNAALPIMAASILTEGETVLKGVPDLTDIRSLSYLLEKLGVRVFHHDNGNINLKVEDEMNCHAEYELVRQMRASVCVMGPLLARRGRAQVSLPGGCNIGYRPINLHLQGLEALGATVELTGGDIHVRAKKLKGAEIFLGGPFGSTVLGTANVMMAACLADGTSVIECAACEPEVVDLANYLNACGARISGHGTPRITIEGVNELKGCEHQVIPDRIEAGTFMVAAAITNGDVRLTNCRLDHLLAVVDRLKAIGVHVERSPDGYVQVSSARRLEPVQITTQPYPGFPTDIQAQMMTLLCLADGNSIITEKIYPDRFVHVAELNRMGAILRKEGPTVIVEGVKQLVGAPVMASDLRASAALVVAGLVAKGKTTVSRVYHIDRGYDRIEQRLNALGAEIKRVPE; encoded by the coding sequence GTGGATTGTTTCGTCATCAGCGGCGGAAAGCGACTGAAAGGAACCGTACCCATCAGCGGCTCGAAGAATGCCGCGCTGCCCATCATGGCCGCGTCGATCCTGACGGAAGGGGAGACGGTGCTCAAGGGTGTTCCTGACCTGACGGACATCCGTTCGTTGTCCTACTTGCTCGAGAAACTCGGTGTTCGGGTGTTTCACCACGACAACGGGAACATCAATCTCAAAGTCGAAGACGAGATGAATTGCCACGCCGAGTACGAACTTGTGCGGCAAATGCGTGCGAGTGTTTGCGTGATGGGGCCTCTGCTGGCCAGGCGCGGTCGCGCGCAGGTCAGTCTCCCCGGCGGATGCAACATCGGTTATCGCCCGATCAACCTTCACCTACAAGGATTGGAAGCGCTGGGCGCGACGGTTGAGCTGACCGGCGGCGATATCCATGTCCGAGCCAAGAAGCTTAAGGGCGCTGAGATATTTCTTGGCGGCCCGTTCGGATCGACCGTACTGGGTACTGCAAACGTCATGATGGCCGCCTGTCTGGCAGACGGCACTTCGGTTATCGAATGCGCCGCCTGCGAGCCTGAGGTGGTCGATCTGGCGAATTATCTGAATGCCTGCGGCGCGAGAATCAGCGGGCACGGCACGCCACGAATCACAATTGAGGGCGTCAACGAGTTAAAAGGTTGTGAGCACCAGGTGATTCCTGACCGAATTGAGGCCGGAACCTTCATGGTGGCTGCGGCGATCACCAACGGCGATGTTCGTCTCACCAATTGCCGATTGGATCATCTTCTTGCGGTGGTGGATCGACTGAAGGCGATTGGGGTGCATGTGGAGCGTTCGCCGGATGGATACGTGCAGGTGTCATCGGCCCGCCGATTGGAGCCCGTACAAATCACCACGCAGCCGTACCCGGGATTCCCGACAGATATTCAGGCCCAGATGATGACACTTCTGTGTCTCGCCGACGGGAACAGCATCATCACGGAAAAAATCTACCCGGACCGATTTGTACACGTGGCGGAACTCAATCGCATGGGCGCGATTCTCCGAAAAGAGGGGCCGACCGTCATCGTTGAGGGTGTGAAGCAACTCGTGGGCGCTCCGGTCATGGCAAGCGACCTTCGCGCGTCGGCCGCGCTGGTTGTTGCCGGACTGGTCGCGAAGGGGAAGACGACGGTCTCCCGCGTCTACCATATCGATCGCGGATACGATCGAATCGAGCAGCGGTTGAATGCACTCGGCGCCGAGATCAAGCGCGTGCCGGAGTAA
- a CDS encoding peroxidase produces MTWIQTISDDDADGQIGEQFEAARRRAGRVYNIVRSMSLNARALGDSMAMYRTLMFGASPLPRYVREMIATVVSGANACFY; encoded by the coding sequence ATGACCTGGATTCAGACCATTTCTGACGACGATGCCGACGGCCAAATTGGTGAACAGTTTGAGGCGGCTCGGAGACGTGCCGGCCGAGTGTACAACATCGTCCGATCGATGTCGCTCAATGCCCGCGCGCTGGGTGATTCGATGGCGATGTACCGGACGCTTATGTTCGGAGCGTCGCCCCTGCCCCGCTACGTGCGTGAAATGATCGCGACGGTCGTCAGCGGCGCCAACGCGTGCTTTTACTGA
- a CDS encoding polyprenyl synthetase family protein, which translates to MPAIDDRLRPELAEIAVAVERGIRERYSRLTDAPDRLREAMLYSLMAGGKRLRPALVLWSCELCGGLLHAAMPAAIAIESVHTFSLIHDDLPPIDNDDLRRGLPTNHRVFGEATAILAGDALLAWAFELLATEVEPADRCKRMIAELANAAGAAGMIGGEADDIDGESLPSSRALVHRIHRAKTARLIQSACRLGAMSADDSEANLNRLSEYGLNLGLAFQIADDLLDETGSSELAGKRLGKDLAAGKQTYPRAIGLEASRQLAQESVERAIAAIRPFGTRADRLIDLAKYVVERSS; encoded by the coding sequence ATGCCCGCAATTGACGATCGCCTGCGGCCGGAATTGGCCGAAATTGCCGTTGCCGTAGAGCGCGGCATCCGCGAGAGATACTCTCGGCTTACCGATGCGCCGGATCGACTTAGAGAGGCGATGCTTTACAGCCTCATGGCCGGTGGAAAGCGGCTGCGTCCGGCCTTGGTGCTGTGGTCATGCGAATTGTGCGGCGGCCTGTTGCATGCGGCGATGCCCGCAGCGATTGCGATCGAGTCCGTTCATACATTCAGCCTGATTCATGACGATTTGCCACCGATTGACAATGACGATCTTCGACGCGGCTTACCGACCAATCACCGCGTTTTCGGTGAGGCGACGGCCATCCTCGCGGGCGATGCTCTCTTGGCTTGGGCGTTCGAATTGCTCGCAACAGAAGTTGAACCCGCGGATCGGTGCAAACGCATGATAGCTGAACTAGCCAATGCTGCCGGTGCCGCCGGCATGATCGGCGGTGAGGCCGACGATATCGATGGCGAATCCTTGCCATCGTCGCGAGCGCTCGTGCATCGAATCCATCGTGCAAAAACGGCGCGACTGATTCAATCGGCATGCCGACTTGGCGCAATGTCCGCGGATGACTCAGAAGCCAATCTGAATCGGCTGTCCGAATATGGTCTGAATCTGGGTCTCGCATTCCAGATCGCGGACGACCTGCTTGACGAAACCGGGTCAAGCGAGCTTGCCGGCAAACGTCTCGGTAAAGACTTGGCCGCCGGCAAGCAGACATACCCACGAGCAATCGGCCTCGAGGCTTCCCGGCAACTGGCTCAAGAGTCGGTCGAGCGAGCGATCGCTGCAATCCGTCCTTTCGGGACGAGGGCAGACCGCCTTATCGACCTTGCGAAATACGTCGTGGAACGGAGTTCATAG
- a CDS encoding transketolase: protein MKFKDFVNGKAIELGKDVLRMTTAAGSGHPTSSLSIIHLVVVLMYDIMHHNPADPWDAGNDRLVLSEGHAVPAVYAAWADLGGVVGRDRASARRLSRDELSTLREITSPLDGHPNPAEGFHFFDAATGSLGQGLSVGAGLALAARSRGIDKQIYTLIGDGESREGQIWEAMDFAIDQRLSNLTAIFNCNGQGQADYVSSQQSVESLESKAAAFGWQTVTIDGHDPDAIRAALSGRNRAKPLAVIARTQKGWGCSSIKDRSNHGKPVPPDQLASACAELDATGKTLGVSGGPVATGLEVKSPAVAKPFEKRTISAPNFTDAMKLAGLDGVVAKGKMATRRAYGAALLAIAEADSRIIALDADVSNSTFAEMLGKKHPDRFVECKIAEQNMISVAAGMSAAGFIPFASSFAKFVSRAYDQIEMAQISRANIKIVGSHSGISLAADGPSQMSLHDVAFFRSAGCADNGFGRPACISFQPSDAVSAYHCTVLMANHDGMCYMRTHRPDVALLYSPETRFSIGGSHMLSEGDAVTVVSSGYMVHVCKAAIDRLAAAGVRCTLIDSYSFPLDASLILAAAAKTGGRVLTVEDNYIGGLASAVAESAASAGDVRVESMICRRIPKSAKSPEDILAYTGLSESDIEARIRAIASR from the coding sequence ATGAAATTCAAGGACTTTGTGAACGGCAAGGCGATCGAACTTGGGAAAGACGTCCTGCGGATGACCACCGCCGCCGGATCCGGCCACCCCACCAGCTCACTTTCGATCATTCATCTTGTTGTCGTCCTGATGTACGACATCATGCATCACAACCCCGCCGACCCTTGGGACGCCGGGAACGACCGGCTTGTGCTCTCCGAAGGACACGCGGTACCGGCCGTGTATGCGGCTTGGGCCGATCTTGGCGGAGTCGTCGGCCGCGATCGGGCGAGCGCGCGTCGGCTTTCCAGGGATGAGTTGAGCACGCTCCGGGAAATCACCAGTCCGTTGGATGGGCACCCCAATCCCGCCGAAGGATTCCACTTCTTTGATGCCGCAACCGGCTCGCTTGGACAAGGCTTGAGCGTTGGAGCGGGCTTGGCGCTTGCCGCACGCAGTCGCGGCATCGACAAACAGATCTATACACTGATCGGCGATGGCGAATCGCGTGAGGGGCAAATCTGGGAGGCGATGGATTTTGCCATCGATCAACGCCTGTCCAATCTGACAGCGATCTTCAACTGCAACGGCCAGGGCCAGGCCGATTATGTATCATCGCAGCAGTCGGTGGAAAGCCTGGAGTCGAAAGCGGCCGCGTTCGGCTGGCAGACCGTGACAATCGACGGACATGATCCTGATGCCATTCGCGCGGCACTTTCCGGACGCAATCGCGCGAAGCCTTTGGCGGTCATCGCTCGAACCCAAAAGGGGTGGGGATGCTCATCGATCAAGGATCGATCCAATCACGGCAAGCCCGTACCTCCTGATCAATTGGCCTCAGCCTGCGCGGAGCTCGATGCAACAGGCAAAACGCTCGGAGTCTCCGGTGGACCCGTCGCGACCGGTCTTGAAGTGAAATCCCCTGCCGTCGCAAAGCCATTCGAGAAGCGCACAATCAGCGCACCGAATTTCACAGACGCGATGAAGCTGGCCGGTCTCGATGGGGTGGTCGCCAAGGGAAAAATGGCGACGCGCCGGGCCTACGGCGCCGCCCTTCTCGCGATCGCCGAGGCGGATTCACGGATCATCGCCCTCGATGCAGACGTCAGCAACTCCACATTCGCGGAGATGCTCGGGAAGAAGCACCCTGACCGATTCGTCGAATGCAAGATCGCCGAACAGAACATGATCTCGGTTGCGGCCGGCATGTCTGCGGCAGGTTTCATTCCATTCGCAAGCTCGTTTGCGAAATTCGTCTCGCGGGCCTACGACCAGATCGAAATGGCTCAAATCTCCCGGGCGAACATCAAGATCGTCGGATCCCATTCTGGAATTTCGCTTGCAGCCGACGGGCCGAGCCAGATGAGCCTTCACGATGTTGCATTCTTTCGCAGTGCAGGATGCGCGGACAATGGTTTCGGACGGCCCGCGTGTATCAGTTTCCAGCCGTCCGATGCCGTCTCGGCCTATCACTGCACGGTACTGATGGCGAATCATGACGGCATGTGTTACATGCGAACGCATCGACCGGATGTCGCTTTGCTCTATTCGCCCGAAACCAGGTTCTCCATCGGCGGTTCGCACATGCTGAGCGAAGGAGATGCCGTCACAGTCGTTTCCTCCGGATACATGGTTCACGTCTGCAAGGCTGCGATCGATCGGCTCGCAGCAGCGGGCGTGCGATGCACCCTGATCGATTCCTATTCATTCCCGCTCGATGCTTCACTGATTCTCGCGGCAGCCGCGAAAACTGGCGGCCGAGTCCTCACCGTCGAAGACAATTACATCGGAGGGCTGGCCAGCGCCGTGGCGGAATCAGCAGCGTCCGCCGGAGATGTTCGCGTCGAGAGCATGATCTGTCGCAGGATCCCGAAGAGTGCGAAGTCGCCTGAAGATATTCTGGCCTACACGGGTCTGTCCGAATCAGATATCGAGGCGAGGATCCGAGCAATCGCAAGCCGATAG
- a CDS encoding DUF1697 domain-containing protein gives MKTYIALIRGINVGGTRVIPMKELVSIMSALGLENVRTYIQSGNAAFQCSAANAKGLEKRMGATIQELKGFRPEIMILSDSALLSILKDNPFPEGMADPTKLQIGILASKPIKPDLEAIATLKSNTEQFKLTSAAFYLHAPDGIGNSKLAQRVERLLGVDVTVRNMRTIAKLLELASTIQRD, from the coding sequence ATGAAGACTTATATCGCTCTCATACGCGGCATTAACGTCGGGGGGACCCGGGTCATCCCCATGAAAGAGCTTGTTTCGATCATGAGCGCGCTGGGCCTTGAGAATGTTCGCACCTACATCCAGAGCGGCAATGCCGCTTTTCAATGTTCAGCCGCGAATGCGAAAGGACTGGAAAAACGGATGGGAGCGACGATTCAAGAACTCAAGGGATTTCGGCCGGAAATCATGATTCTGAGCGACAGCGCCCTCTTGAGCATTCTCAAAGACAACCCATTTCCTGAGGGGATGGCTGATCCGACGAAGCTCCAGATCGGCATCCTTGCATCCAAACCAATCAAACCCGACCTCGAAGCCATTGCGACGCTGAAGTCGAACACCGAGCAATTCAAATTGACCAGCGCGGCGTTCTATCTTCATGCCCCGGACGGTATCGGGAATTCAAAGTTGGCCCAGCGCGTTGAGCGGCTGCTCGGCGTGGATGTAACTGTGCGGAACATGCGAACGATTGCCAAGCTGCTCGAACTGGCTTCGACCATTCAGCGAGACTGA
- a CDS encoding MogA/MoaB family molybdenum cofactor biosynthesis protein, translating into MNAAVLTISDSRSKGITEDRSGPAADSALANLGLTVIERVIVPDEAELIRSAVLERIGRVALIVTTGGTGISERDVTPDIVEPLFEKRLPGFGEIMRTGTYGKTPLAIISRGGAGIIGRTLVVMLPGSPKGVLDCLALLGPAICHVLKVLNRLVVDCQLEQGSNRQHE; encoded by the coding sequence ATGAACGCCGCTGTTCTGACGATTTCTGATTCCCGTTCGAAAGGCATTACCGAGGACCGCAGCGGACCGGCCGCGGATTCGGCGCTCGCGAACCTCGGGTTGACCGTGATCGAGCGGGTTATCGTCCCTGATGAAGCCGAGTTGATTCGCAGCGCCGTTCTTGAAAGGATTGGCCGGGTCGCGCTGATTGTGACGACCGGCGGTACGGGGATCAGCGAGCGGGATGTGACGCCGGACATTGTAGAACCACTCTTTGAAAAACGGTTGCCAGGCTTCGGCGAGATCATGCGGACCGGAACTTATGGCAAGACTCCCTTGGCGATCATTTCTCGCGGTGGGGCGGGAATTATCGGCCGGACGCTGGTTGTGATGCTGCCGGGCAGCCCCAAGGGCGTTTTGGACTGCCTGGCGCTGCTCGGTCCGGCGATCTGCCATGTCCTGAAGGTGCTGAATCGTCTGGTGGTGGATTGCCAGTTGGAGCAGGGGTCGAACCGTCAGCATGAATAG
- the dxs gene encoding 1-deoxy-D-xylulose-5-phosphate synthase, with the protein MDKILPKIHSPADLRGLSIAQLNQLATEIRERIIGVVSRQGGHLASNLGIAELTIALHRVFDFKHDCLLWDVGHQAYVHKILTGRNERFDSIRKSGGLSGFPNIEESEYDLFNVGHAGTAVPTAVGMARGVAALGESRRVVAVVGDASIFNGVSFEGLNQAGTLKRQLLVILNDNSMGIAPTQGGMAEYLAKFRVSPLYEELKKRVKKYLPQIPLVGKATFEALDHLKEGFKATVSPHQIFEQLGFVYVGPTDGHDVEHMIELLDGLKDVNHPVLLHVHTEKGRGADFALAEPTKFHSPKPFKVEGCRVEIQSGGRSFTAALADAVIQLAGEDSRIHALTAAMPDGTGLSKFQQVYPDRYLDGGIAESCTVDIAAGMCKAGLRPVVAVYSTFLQRAFDQIFQEVVLQRLPVIFALDRAGLVGGDGPVHHGFLDIAYLRGMPNMVLMAPADGDEVLESLRLALKLNVPAATRYPRDTVPESLYGGNTPPFELGRSVVLHDGVDAVILAYGSTCKAAIDAAEILASDGVGARVVNARFAKPIDRDMVTDALHRGVPVFTVEEHSVAAGFGSCVLEAAQQLGLDASHVKLLGMPTDRFVPHGSRADQLAQCGIDATGIAASVQRALGRPVTATAALAAAPNIESVQSTV; encoded by the coding sequence ATGGACAAAATTCTTCCCAAAATCCACTCGCCTGCGGATCTGCGAGGTCTCTCAATTGCGCAGCTCAATCAACTCGCGACAGAGATTCGCGAGCGCATCATCGGAGTGGTCAGCCGCCAGGGCGGGCATCTCGCCAGTAACCTTGGCATCGCGGAACTGACGATCGCGCTGCACCGCGTCTTTGATTTCAAGCATGACTGCCTGTTGTGGGATGTCGGGCATCAGGCATATGTTCACAAAATTCTGACCGGCCGAAATGAGCGGTTCGATTCCATTCGTAAGTCCGGCGGACTCTCCGGTTTTCCGAACATCGAAGAGAGCGAGTACGACTTGTTCAACGTCGGTCATGCGGGCACGGCCGTTCCGACTGCCGTCGGCATGGCGCGTGGCGTCGCGGCTCTCGGCGAAAGTCGCCGAGTCGTCGCCGTCGTGGGCGATGCCAGCATTTTCAACGGCGTATCGTTCGAAGGTCTGAATCAGGCCGGTACACTCAAGCGTCAACTACTTGTCATCCTCAACGACAACTCGATGGGCATCGCGCCGACCCAGGGCGGCATGGCGGAGTACCTGGCGAAGTTCCGTGTGAGCCCGCTCTACGAGGAACTCAAGAAACGAGTGAAGAAGTATCTTCCTCAAATCCCGCTCGTCGGGAAGGCGACTTTCGAAGCTCTCGATCATCTCAAAGAGGGTTTCAAAGCGACTGTTTCGCCGCACCAGATTTTTGAGCAGTTGGGGTTTGTCTATGTCGGTCCGACGGACGGACACGATGTCGAGCACATGATAGAACTGCTCGACGGCCTCAAGGATGTGAACCATCCGGTGCTCCTCCATGTGCATACGGAAAAGGGCCGTGGCGCGGATTTCGCATTGGCCGAACCCACCAAATTCCACAGCCCCAAACCGTTCAAGGTGGAGGGCTGTCGCGTTGAGATTCAGTCCGGTGGTCGGAGCTTTACCGCTGCACTGGCGGACGCTGTGATCCAACTCGCGGGAGAAGACAGCCGCATTCATGCACTGACGGCCGCGATGCCGGACGGCACAGGCCTCAGCAAGTTCCAGCAGGTTTATCCGGATCGATACCTTGACGGCGGCATCGCGGAAAGCTGCACGGTTGACATCGCTGCCGGCATGTGCAAAGCCGGCCTACGGCCGGTCGTCGCCGTCTACTCCACATTTCTTCAACGCGCTTTTGACCAGATTTTTCAGGAGGTCGTCCTGCAAAGGCTGCCGGTGATTTTTGCCCTGGATCGTGCAGGCCTTGTCGGTGGTGATGGCCCGGTGCACCACGGATTCCTCGACATCGCCTACCTTCGCGGAATGCCCAACATGGTGCTGATGGCCCCCGCCGATGGCGACGAAGTACTCGAGAGTCTGAGGCTGGCGCTCAAGCTTAATGTCCCGGCAGCAACCCGGTATCCGCGTGACACCGTGCCCGAATCGCTCTACGGCGGAAACACACCACCCTTTGAATTGGGCCGATCAGTGGTCCTCCACGATGGCGTCGATGCCGTGATACTGGCGTATGGTTCCACCTGCAAAGCGGCGATCGACGCAGCGGAAATCCTCGCCTCAGACGGCGTCGGCGCACGCGTCGTCAATGCGCGGTTTGCCAAGCCGATTGATCGCGACATGGTGACCGATGCGTTGCATCGCGGCGTGCCCGTCTTCACGGTGGAAGAACACTCGGTCGCTGCGGGATTCGGAAGCTGCGTGCTCGAGGCGGCTCAACAGTTGGGTCTGGACGCATCCCATGTGAAGTTGCTGGGCATGCCGACGGATCGATTCGTCCCGCACGGATCTCGTGCAGATCAGCTTGCCCAGTGCGGAATTGATGCGACTGGAATCGCCGCATCAGTTCAGCGGGCACTTGGGCGGCCCGTCACCGCAACCGCCGCGCTTGCTGCTGCCCCCAATATCGAAAGCGTTCAATCCACGGTTTAG
- a CDS encoding peroxidase has translation MHAVVRDWRSAGVEPKDAALLNYAEKLTHLAAKMEESDLNRLRAVGWDDVAIHDATQIIAYFNYINRIAEGLGVELDAGAPVWGGGKPD, from the coding sequence GTGCATGCGGTCGTTCGCGATTGGCGGTCCGCGGGCGTTGAGCCGAAGGATGCCGCGCTCCTGAACTACGCCGAAAAACTGACCCATCTCGCGGCGAAAATGGAAGAATCGGATCTGAACCGTCTCCGCGCAGTGGGCTGGGACGATGTCGCCATTCACGACGCGACACAGATCATTGCATATTTCAACTATATCAATCGAATCGCCGAAGGGCTCGGTGTGGAGCTTGACGCCGGCGCGCCGGTATGGGGCGGGGGGAAACCCGATTGA
- a CDS encoding rhomboid family intramembrane serine protease, which yields MFPIRDNNPTSTVPYMTIGLILINTVVFILQLSAPHGLNDPLIWKYGFVPAELVFSSSEFDAAMNQYPPVKPITDRYGRSAIDFRTGKPIVQKDVDAIKAAEAIPATINIVTCMFLHGGWMHLIGNMLFLWVFGNNVEDRLGPALYLIFYLATGVCGNLAHTFFEPSLMPLVGASGAISGVMGAYLLLFPRSRILAIVPIGYYPVTLNLPAFMYLGFYILLQNLFPAFRGSEGNVAYWAHIGGFAAGMALIAVLPKRPHHPRLVPAEDAGADDADFVL from the coding sequence ATGTTCCCAATTCGCGACAACAATCCCACCTCGACAGTACCCTACATGACCATCGGATTGATTCTCATCAACACCGTGGTCTTTATTCTGCAACTCAGCGCTCCGCATGGTCTGAATGACCCTCTGATCTGGAAGTACGGATTCGTACCGGCCGAGCTCGTTTTTTCGTCGTCGGAGTTTGATGCCGCCATGAATCAATATCCACCGGTTAAGCCGATTACCGACCGGTATGGACGAAGCGCCATTGACTTCCGAACGGGCAAGCCGATTGTTCAGAAAGACGTGGATGCAATCAAGGCGGCTGAGGCGATTCCCGCGACGATCAACATCGTCACCTGTATGTTTCTACATGGGGGCTGGATGCACCTCATTGGAAACATGCTGTTTCTCTGGGTTTTCGGCAACAACGTGGAGGATCGGCTAGGACCTGCCCTGTACCTGATTTTTTATCTTGCGACGGGCGTGTGTGGCAATCTTGCGCACACATTTTTTGAGCCGTCGCTCATGCCGCTGGTGGGCGCGAGTGGTGCGATCAGCGGAGTGATGGGCGCGTATCTACTGCTGTTTCCACGATCGAGGATTCTTGCAATCGTGCCGATCGGTTATTACCCGGTCACGCTCAATCTTCCGGCGTTCATGTATCTTGGGTTTTACATTCTGCTGCAGAACCTGTTCCCGGCATTTCGTGGCAGTGAAGGGAACGTCGCATACTGGGCGCATATCGGCGGATTCGCCGCCGGGATGGCATTGATTGCCGTTTTGCCTAAGCGGCCACATCATCCGCGGCTGGTGCCCGCGGAAGACGCAGGCGCGGATGATGCCGATTTTGTGCTCTGA